In the Deinococcus betulae genome, one interval contains:
- a CDS encoding lipid II:glycine glycyltransferase FemX: protein MRLTLQEATDPRVYDDAVRSLPITSALQGWGYGEARRVLGQTPVRYLIQGGGRTVGALQLIRKRLVPGFSTLYAPRGPALESLDLLPAVADAVKKIARPGDALLKIEPPVPFLADDSVVLPEGYGPFRRAESEQPEHTIVADLTRSEDELFSGLHSMARRNVRTAQKMGVVAGRDDDFDAFWEIFTATNERAKLGAFPRAYYETMLREGNAHGGEAYIVLSRHEGRALAGGFFLAMGKGTYYLFGGSVRDDRTQPDGSPVKDAKAPDAFYWNAMLDAQRRGYELFDFWGIPRQLDEEKHSFGVFKMKLKFSEQRVWYPAYDLNLNPAAPAIVKALRWRKTQNNLRKRGSADDVL, encoded by the coding sequence GTGCGCCTGACCCTGCAAGAAGCCACCGACCCGCGCGTGTACGACGACGCCGTGCGGTCTTTGCCCATCACCAGTGCCCTTCAGGGCTGGGGCTACGGGGAAGCGCGGCGCGTGCTGGGCCAGACCCCGGTGCGTTACCTGATTCAAGGCGGCGGCCGCACAGTGGGCGCCCTGCAACTGATTCGCAAGCGGCTGGTGCCCGGCTTCTCGACGCTGTACGCCCCGCGCGGTCCGGCCCTGGAGAGCCTGGACCTGCTGCCCGCCGTGGCCGACGCCGTCAAAAAGATTGCCCGGCCAGGTGACGCCCTGCTGAAAATCGAGCCGCCCGTGCCGTTTCTGGCCGACGACTCGGTGGTGCTGCCCGAAGGGTACGGCCCCTTTCGCCGCGCCGAGAGCGAGCAGCCTGAACACACCATCGTGGCTGACCTGACCCGCAGCGAGGACGAACTGTTTTCGGGCCTGCATTCGATGGCCCGGCGCAACGTCCGCACCGCCCAGAAGATGGGGGTGGTGGCTGGCCGCGACGACGACTTTGACGCTTTCTGGGAGATTTTTACCGCCACCAACGAACGGGCCAAGCTGGGCGCCTTTCCGCGCGCCTACTACGAAACCATGCTGCGCGAGGGGAATGCCCACGGCGGAGAAGCCTACATCGTCCTCTCGCGGCACGAGGGCCGCGCTCTGGCCGGCGGTTTTTTCCTGGCGATGGGCAAGGGGACGTACTACCTGTTTGGTGGCAGCGTGCGCGACGACCGGACCCAGCCCGACGGCAGCCCCGTCAAGGACGCCAAAGCGCCCGACGCTTTTTACTGGAACGCCATGCTGGACGCCCAGCGCCGGGGCTATGAACTCTTCGACTTCTGGGGGATTCCGCGCCAGCTGGACGAGGAGAAGCACTCGTTTGGCGTCTTCAAAATGAAACTCAAGTTCAGCGAGCAGCGCGTGTGGTATCCCGCCTACGACCTCAACCTGAATCCGGCGGCCCCCGCCATCGTCAAGGCCCTGCGCTGGCGCAAGACCCAGAACAATCTCCGCAAACGCGGCAGCGCCGACGACGTGCTGTAA
- a CDS encoding MDR family MFS transporter, whose amino-acid sequence MHSLSAPQAYPAQVSLPALSPRVRQLATAGLIVGVFLAALEASVVATAMPSVIRDLGGERLYALPFAVYLLASTVSSPLWGRASDLLGRRRLYLWGVVIFLLGSALCGLSQDMGTLIAARVAQGIGAGALLPLTLTMISELYALQERGRVQALISGVWGVSGLLGPLLGGWLTEQASWRWTFYASLPFGIAALLLALRFLPETGQPRPARLDWAGAALFTLGSGLVVWGLEQRQWVLVGLGAVTLAGAVWLERRHPEPLLPMRALREKLPRVAFAGNLLGGAAYFGVIAYLPLYAQGVTGSGATAGGAILTPMLVGWTLTAIVTARLVKTVPLTRIAQAGFAVLTVMFTALLFAVHAPLWVTSALGFAVGMGMGFAMLSLLLAAQESAARSELGAVTSGVLFARQMGGALGVALMALLIGPAAIEAGGFELAEGLRRAYWLALGLVAVAFALSLGLRGVVVKKAQEAQPAD is encoded by the coding sequence ATGCACTCTTTATCTGCCCCGCAGGCGTACCCTGCGCAGGTGAGTCTTCCTGCCTTGTCCCCCCGCGTGCGCCAGCTGGCCACCGCCGGCCTGATTGTGGGCGTGTTTCTGGCGGCCCTGGAAGCCAGCGTGGTCGCTACTGCCATGCCCAGCGTCATCCGCGATCTGGGCGGCGAGCGCCTGTATGCCCTGCCGTTTGCGGTCTACCTGCTGGCCAGTACGGTTTCTAGCCCGCTGTGGGGCCGCGCCAGCGACCTGCTGGGACGGCGGCGGCTGTACCTGTGGGGGGTGGTGATTTTTCTGCTGGGCTCGGCGCTGTGCGGGCTCAGTCAGGACATGGGCACCCTGATCGCCGCCCGCGTGGCACAGGGCATTGGGGCTGGCGCGCTGCTCCCCCTGACCCTCACCATGATCAGCGAGCTGTACGCCTTGCAAGAGCGCGGCCGGGTACAGGCCCTCATCTCGGGGGTATGGGGCGTGTCGGGCCTGCTGGGACCACTGCTGGGCGGCTGGCTGACCGAGCAGGCGTCGTGGCGCTGGACCTTCTATGCCAGCCTGCCGTTTGGGATCGCGGCTCTGCTGCTGGCGCTGCGCTTTCTGCCCGAAACAGGACAGCCCCGCCCTGCTCGCCTGGACTGGGCCGGGGCCGCGCTGTTCACGCTGGGCAGCGGCCTGGTGGTGTGGGGACTGGAACAACGGCAGTGGGTGCTGGTGGGGCTGGGCGCCGTGACACTGGCCGGGGCCGTCTGGCTAGAACGCCGCCACCCCGAACCGCTGCTGCCCATGCGCGCGCTGCGGGAAAAATTGCCGCGCGTGGCCTTCGCCGGCAACCTGCTGGGCGGCGCGGCCTACTTCGGCGTGATTGCCTACCTGCCGCTGTACGCCCAGGGCGTGACGGGCAGCGGCGCCACCGCTGGCGGGGCCATTCTGACGCCCATGCTGGTGGGCTGGACGCTGACGGCCATCGTCACGGCGCGCCTCGTAAAAACCGTGCCGCTGACCCGGATTGCCCAGGCGGGCTTTGCCGTGCTGACGGTCATGTTCACGGCGCTGCTGTTTGCGGTTCACGCGCCGCTGTGGGTGACCAGTGCGCTGGGCTTCGCGGTGGGCATGGGCATGGGCTTTGCCATGCTGAGCCTGCTGCTGGCCGCGCAGGAGTCGGCAGCCCGCAGCGAACTGGGCGCCGTAACCAGCGGCGTGCTGTTTGCCCGCCAGATGGGCGGCGCGTTGGGCGTGGCCCTGATGGCGCTGCTGATCGGCCCGGCGGCGATTGAGGCCGGCGGCTTTGAGCTGGCCGAGGGCCTGCGCCGCGCCTACTGGCTGGCCCTGGGCCTGGTGGCCGTGGCCTTTGCCCTGAGCCTGGGTCTCCGGGGCGTGGTGGTCAAAAAGGCTCAGGAAGCCCAACCAGCAGATTAA
- a CDS encoding aldo/keto reductase, protein MEHSMHRRPLGRTGLNVTEIGYGAWGIGADMWKGAQDDESLGALRRYIELGGNFIDTAMGYGDGHSERLVGQVAREYPGTLVATKVSPQNQQWPAAPGTTADQAFPGEYLRRMTDASLERLGLPRIDVQQLHVWNDSWLGEGDWQDAVADLKREGKIAAFGISINDHQPDNAVKAVEAGAVDTVQVIYNVFDQAPQDRLLDACRAHGVGVIVRVALDEGSLTGHITPETTFPDGDWRNRYFGGDRKEQLQPRLRAIERDLGIATDGLAETSLRFVLSHPAVSTVIVGMRSVRNVERNVALADGRGLDAEAIHKLYAHRWDRNWYDPA, encoded by the coding sequence ATGGAACACAGCATGCATAGGCGCCCACTGGGCCGCACAGGCCTGAACGTCACAGAAATTGGCTACGGCGCCTGGGGGATTGGGGCCGATATGTGGAAAGGCGCCCAGGACGACGAGAGCCTGGGGGCCCTGCGCCGCTACATCGAACTGGGCGGCAACTTTATCGACACCGCAATGGGCTACGGCGACGGGCACAGTGAGCGCTTGGTGGGTCAGGTGGCCCGCGAGTACCCAGGCACCCTGGTCGCCACCAAAGTCAGCCCCCAGAACCAGCAGTGGCCCGCTGCGCCGGGGACCACGGCGGACCAGGCCTTTCCCGGTGAGTACCTGCGCCGCATGACCGACGCCAGCCTAGAACGGTTGGGTCTGCCCCGAATTGACGTGCAGCAGCTGCATGTCTGGAACGATTCGTGGTTGGGGGAGGGCGACTGGCAAGACGCCGTGGCCGACCTGAAACGCGAAGGCAAGATTGCCGCTTTTGGCATTTCCATTAACGACCATCAGCCGGACAATGCGGTTAAGGCCGTCGAGGCCGGCGCTGTAGACACCGTTCAAGTGATCTACAACGTGTTCGACCAGGCCCCACAGGACCGGCTGCTGGACGCCTGCCGCGCGCATGGCGTGGGCGTCATCGTGCGTGTGGCGCTGGACGAGGGCAGCCTGACCGGCCACATCACCCCCGAAACCACCTTTCCAGACGGCGACTGGCGCAACCGCTATTTCGGCGGGGACCGCAAAGAGCAGCTGCAGCCGCGCCTGCGCGCCATCGAGCGCGACCTGGGAATTGCCACAGACGGGCTGGCCGAGACTAGCCTGCGCTTCGTGCTGTCGCATCCGGCGGTGTCTACCGTCATCGTGGGTATGCGGAGCGTGCGCAACGTGGAGCGCAATGTCGCGCTGGCCGACGGCCGGGGCCTGGACGCCGAGGCCATTCATAAGTTGTACGCCCACCGCTGGGACCGCAACTGGTACGACCCCGCCTAA
- a CDS encoding ABC transporter ATP-binding protein, whose translation MTLTAPPQASSAPTMPPRDLSGRDVAIDVQHLVKAFRKRQGGTLLRPQFSESRAVDDVTFQVRRGEIYGVLGPNGSGKSTLIRAMSTLLIPDAGTVGIFGLDVVRDEAQVRRLLNRVSVDAAFYKKLSPRENLLYSAQLYGLDRHVAEERAQVTLKRLGLKEKAFFEPLEEMSRGMQQKVAIARAFLTSPVIVLLDEPTTGLDPKSRRDVQEFVLELRDVHDATIILTTHDMPEAERLCDRIAFISGGKFVAEGTAEELRGLVGEGKTLEDAFIELTGEGLAEQEGE comes from the coding sequence ATGACCCTGACCGCCCCCCCGCAGGCGAGCAGCGCCCCCACTATGCCCCCACGCGACCTGAGTGGCCGCGACGTCGCCATTGACGTGCAGCACCTCGTCAAAGCCTTTCGGAAGCGCCAGGGGGGCACGCTGCTGCGCCCTCAGTTTTCCGAAAGCCGCGCGGTGGACGACGTGACCTTTCAGGTGCGCCGGGGTGAGATTTACGGCGTGCTGGGGCCCAATGGCAGCGGCAAGAGCACCCTGATTCGCGCCATGAGCACCCTGCTGATTCCCGACGCCGGCACCGTGGGCATCTTTGGCCTGGATGTGGTCAGGGACGAGGCGCAGGTGCGCCGGTTGCTGAACCGGGTGTCGGTGGACGCCGCCTTCTATAAAAAGCTCAGCCCGCGCGAGAATCTGCTGTATTCGGCGCAGCTGTATGGCCTGGACCGCCACGTGGCTGAGGAACGCGCCCAGGTGACCCTGAAGCGCCTGGGCCTCAAGGAAAAGGCCTTCTTCGAGCCGCTGGAGGAAATGAGCCGGGGCATGCAGCAAAAAGTCGCCATTGCCCGCGCGTTTCTGACCAGCCCTGTCATCGTGCTGCTGGACGAGCCCACCACCGGCCTGGACCCCAAATCGAGGCGTGACGTGCAGGAATTTGTGCTGGAACTGCGCGACGTGCATGACGCCACCATCATCCTGACGACCCATGACATGCCCGAAGCCGAGCGTCTGTGTGACCGCATCGCCTTTATCAGCGGCGGCAAGTTTGTCGCCGAAGGCACGGCCGAGGAGCTTCGTGGGCTGGTAGGCGAGGGCAAGACCCTTGAGGACGCCTTCATTGAGCTGACCGGCGAAGGGCTGGCTGAGCAAGAGGGCGAATGA
- a CDS encoding ABC transporter permease, translating to MTIQAGPPSPVPDPARTTPGTLAHQLRAAFAFVFRDFHLTRRYWSWVLVFTFYDMVSAASIMLIGVAAGDPRLTLTLLLGAVMWSFLGRLFGEIANSISYERWEGTIEYTFMAPVSRLTHLVGVSLFAGAYALLRGVLVFLFMGMFVDIGASFGQVLQCLVVFMVASLGFMGIGLMAAVLPVMSTENGAQATNIIQAVFLLISGVYYPVSVLPAWLQPISALSPATYALEACRKILGVNGTGKTIEAGIGLGGVLPELGILLLFGLVTIPLGLVVFGRAETWAKKTGKLKRAG from the coding sequence ATGACCATTCAAGCTGGCCCACCCTCTCCAGTGCCCGACCCTGCGCGGACCACGCCCGGTACCCTGGCCCACCAACTGCGCGCCGCCTTTGCCTTTGTCTTCCGCGACTTTCACCTGACCCGGCGCTACTGGTCGTGGGTGCTGGTCTTTACCTTCTACGACATGGTGTCAGCCGCCAGCATCATGCTCATTGGCGTGGCTGCAGGCGACCCGCGCCTGACGCTGACGCTGCTGCTGGGGGCGGTGATGTGGTCGTTCCTGGGGCGCCTGTTCGGCGAAATTGCCAACTCCATTTCCTACGAGCGCTGGGAAGGCACCATTGAGTACACCTTCATGGCGCCGGTCAGCCGCCTGACGCACCTGGTCGGGGTCAGCCTGTTTGCGGGGGCCTATGCCCTGCTGCGCGGCGTCCTGGTCTTCCTGTTCATGGGCATGTTCGTGGACATTGGCGCCAGCTTTGGGCAGGTGCTGCAGTGCCTGGTCGTCTTTATGGTCGCCAGCCTAGGCTTCATGGGGATTGGGCTGATGGCCGCCGTGCTGCCTGTCATGAGCACCGAAAACGGAGCGCAGGCCACCAACATCATTCAGGCGGTGTTTCTGCTGATCTCGGGGGTGTACTACCCGGTCAGCGTGCTGCCCGCGTGGCTTCAGCCGATCAGCGCGCTGTCGCCCGCCACCTACGCACTGGAGGCCTGCCGCAAGATTCTGGGTGTCAACGGCACAGGGAAGACCATTGAGGCCGGGATAGGGCTGGGTGGGGTGCTCCCCGAACTGGGGATTCTGTTGCTGTTTGGGCTGGTGACGATTCCGCTGGGGCTGGTGGTGTTTGGGCGGGCGGAGACGTGGGCGAAGAAGACGGGGAAATTGAAACGGGCGGGGTAA
- a CDS encoding MaoC family dehydratase encodes MNEDLNRPQGRYLEELTPGTVIRHRVTRTLTEADNVFFTTLTMNPQPLHLDHDYAAQTEFGQPLVNSLLTLSLLVGLSVHELTLGTLVANLGLTDVVFPKPVFHGDTIRAESEVLEVRESRSRPDAGIVIVEHRALNQRGEVVAKCKRTALMQKRLA; translated from the coding sequence ATGAATGAAGATCTGAACCGTCCGCAGGGGCGCTACCTGGAAGAACTGACGCCCGGCACGGTGATTCGCCACCGCGTGACGCGCACGTTGACCGAAGCCGACAACGTGTTTTTCACGACGCTGACCATGAACCCGCAGCCACTGCACCTGGACCACGACTACGCGGCGCAGACTGAATTCGGGCAGCCCCTGGTGAACAGTCTCCTGACCCTGTCGCTGCTCGTGGGCCTGAGCGTGCATGAACTGACGCTGGGCACGCTGGTCGCCAACCTGGGGCTGACGGATGTGGTCTTTCCGAAACCTGTCTTTCACGGTGACACCATTCGTGCCGAATCGGAGGTGCTGGAGGTCCGCGAGAGCCGCAGCCGACCAGACGCGGGCATTGTGATTGTGGAGCACCGGGCGCTGAATCAGCGTGGCGAGGTGGTGGCGAAGTGTAAGCGCACGGCGCTGATGCAGAAACGGCTGGCCTGA
- a CDS encoding HpcH/HpaI aldolase/citrate lyase family protein: protein MTPGVSLRPRSLLFAPGNRAELIAKLPRSAPDAVVIDLEDAIPANAEAKAAARPVARDAARDLIAAHPHLPVFLRVNAPHSPYFEGDLAVLTPELAGVVVPKLESAADVRLVAEALAARGLSLPLLAGLETGAGVWHALDILREDAVAWAYFGAEDYTTDLGGQRTPGNLEVLYARSQVALAARLAGVPVLDIVVTRLNDEAAFREDAAQGRALGYAGKLCIHPAQVTLAHDIFGATAAELSRARALLAAAHDASLSGHGAFAFEGQMVDEPMLAAARAIVAGAGSDEEAAASGAV from the coding sequence ATGACGCCCGGCGTATCCCTGCGCCCCCGCAGCCTGCTGTTTGCCCCAGGCAACCGCGCCGAACTAATTGCCAAGCTGCCCCGCAGCGCCCCCGACGCGGTGGTGATTGATCTGGAGGATGCTATTCCGGCCAACGCCGAGGCGAAGGCGGCGGCTCGGCCTGTCGCCCGCGACGCAGCGCGGGACCTGATCGCGGCCCATCCTCACCTGCCAGTGTTTCTGCGCGTGAATGCGCCGCACTCGCCTTACTTTGAAGGTGACCTGGCGGTGCTGACGCCCGAACTGGCCGGGGTGGTGGTGCCCAAGCTGGAATCAGCGGCCGACGTGCGGCTGGTGGCAGAAGCGCTGGCGGCAAGGGGCCTGAGCCTCCCCCTGCTGGCGGGCCTGGAAACCGGGGCGGGGGTGTGGCACGCCCTTGACATCCTGCGCGAAGACGCGGTGGCGTGGGCTTACTTTGGTGCCGAGGACTACACCACGGACCTGGGCGGTCAGCGCACCCCAGGCAACCTGGAGGTGCTGTACGCGCGCTCGCAGGTGGCGCTGGCCGCGCGCCTGGCCGGTGTACCGGTGCTGGATATCGTGGTGACGCGCCTGAACGACGAAGCCGCCTTCCGCGAGGACGCCGCGCAGGGCCGCGCGCTGGGGTACGCCGGCAAGCTGTGCATCCACCCCGCACAGGTCACCCTGGCCCACGACATTTTCGGCGCCACGGCAGCCGAGCTGAGTCGCGCCCGCGCGCTGCTGGCCGCCGCCCATGACGCCAGCCTCAGTGGCCACGGCGCCTTCGCCTTTGAGGGGCAGATGGTGGACGAGCCGATGCTGGCCGCCGCCCGCGCCATTGTTGCGGGCGCAGGCAGTGACGAGGAGGCAGCGGCCAGTGGGGCAGTCTGA